Proteins encoded within one genomic window of Mycolicibacterium aubagnense:
- the stpK7 gene encoding serine/threonine protein kinase StpK7, whose amino-acid sequence MEPTRFGHYELRELIGRGGMGEVYIAYDTNTQRTVALKVLPPHLAKDPVFQERFKRESQAAAGLNEPHVVPIHGFGEIDHQLYLDMRLIEGRTLAEILADTEHRPSPEFSVGVVEQIAAALDAAHETGLIHRDIKPSNILVTDHNFAYLIDFGLARTAGEHGLTTAGSTLGTLAYMAPERFEGGQADPRSDIYALACVLYECLTGRRPYPADSLEHQIAGHVSAPAPKPSDVDRRLAAFDDVIAKGMAKKPGKRYQHAGELAADARTALTAQVRVAGRTGPRTGSGRHAVQTAEPKRRTRRVVIAVGAVIVLAAGAGTTWLYWSRQHQVGPSGSVPSIAAKVPADLRDSGRLVVGVNIPYAPNEFKGPDGKFTGFDVDLMTAVSRVLGLEPEFKQIGISKIVPSVHDGTISVGASSTTDTKQREKSADFVTYFKAGVLWARRTGSTVDPNAACGLRVAVHLGSVEETDHLPARSAACVAAGVAPIEIVPIAGQDGVTAALLAGTVDAMAADSPVTGYAIKLSGGKLEAAGGIVDAQPYGWPVPKGSSLAAALQAALTHLIQTGEYREIATKWGVEMGVIDKPVINGALR is encoded by the coding sequence GTGGAGCCGACACGATTCGGGCACTACGAGCTGCGCGAACTGATAGGCCGTGGCGGCATGGGCGAGGTGTACATCGCCTACGACACCAACACCCAGCGCACCGTCGCGCTCAAGGTGCTGCCCCCGCACCTGGCCAAGGACCCCGTGTTCCAGGAACGCTTCAAGCGGGAATCGCAGGCCGCAGCGGGTCTGAATGAACCGCACGTCGTCCCGATTCACGGTTTCGGCGAGATCGACCACCAGCTCTACCTGGACATGCGGCTCATCGAAGGCCGCACGCTCGCGGAAATCCTGGCCGACACCGAGCACCGCCCGAGCCCCGAATTCTCGGTCGGCGTGGTCGAGCAGATCGCCGCGGCACTGGACGCCGCGCATGAAACCGGGCTGATCCACCGCGACATCAAGCCCTCCAACATCCTGGTGACCGACCACAACTTCGCCTATCTGATCGACTTCGGCCTCGCTCGCACCGCCGGCGAGCACGGATTGACCACGGCCGGAAGCACTCTGGGCACGCTCGCGTACATGGCGCCCGAGCGGTTCGAAGGCGGCCAGGCCGACCCTCGCTCGGACATCTACGCACTGGCGTGCGTGCTGTACGAGTGCCTCACCGGCCGGCGGCCGTATCCGGCCGACAGCCTGGAACACCAGATCGCCGGGCACGTCAGCGCTCCCGCGCCGAAACCGTCCGATGTCGACCGGCGGCTCGCCGCATTCGACGACGTGATCGCCAAAGGCATGGCGAAGAAGCCCGGCAAGCGCTACCAGCACGCCGGCGAACTCGCCGCGGACGCCCGCACCGCGCTGACCGCGCAGGTCCGCGTCGCGGGGCGGACCGGTCCGCGAACCGGATCGGGACGTCATGCGGTGCAGACCGCCGAGCCGAAACGCCGCACCCGACGCGTCGTGATCGCCGTCGGCGCCGTGATCGTGCTGGCGGCCGGCGCCGGAACCACCTGGCTCTACTGGTCCCGGCAGCACCAGGTCGGACCATCAGGATCGGTCCCGTCGATCGCCGCCAAGGTACCTGCCGACCTCAGGGATTCCGGCCGACTGGTGGTCGGGGTCAACATCCCTTATGCGCCAAACGAATTCAAGGGACCCGATGGAAAGTTCACCGGTTTCGACGTCGACCTCATGACCGCGGTGAGCCGCGTGCTCGGGCTCGAGCCGGAGTTCAAGCAGATCGGCATCTCGAAGATCGTCCCGTCGGTCCACGACGGGACGATCTCCGTCGGTGCGTCGTCGACCACCGACACCAAACAGCGGGAGAAGTCAGCCGACTTCGTGACGTACTTCAAGGCCGGCGTCCTGTGGGCGCGCCGGACGGGATCAACCGTGGACCCCAATGCCGCGTGCGGCCTCCGGGTCGCCGTGCACCTGGGATCTGTCGAGGAGACCGACCATCTGCCGGCCCGCAGCGCCGCGTGCGTCGCGGCGGGGGTGGCGCCGATCGAGATCGTTCCCATCGCCGGCCAGGACGGCGTCACGGCGGCTCTGCTGGCAGGCACCGTCGACGCGATGGCCGCCGACTCGCCCGTCACCGGCTACGCGATCAAACTCAGCGGCGGCAAGCTCGAAGCAGCCGGCGGAATCGTCGATGCGCAGCCCTACGGCTGGCCGGTGCCCAAGGGCTCGTCGCTCGCCGCGGCGTTACAGGCGGCGCTGACCCATCTGATACAGACCGGCGAATATCGGGAGATCGCCACCAAATGGGGCGTGGAGATGGGCGTCATCGACAAGCCGGTGATCAACGGCGCGCTGCGGTAG
- a CDS encoding PaaI family thioesterase, with translation MENNEAVHAGGGFNPPKPTTQGGPDYGRFVESVRTIGDNARGADAPDRVITQAANLIEQANALLAPYRADEWHSPSGRRLDLPNRGNVLNVPSDLKVTDDGRISGPVRFRRFHLGRNGAAHGGAIGLLFDSVLGHAAYRLTDSPFQRTAYLHVNYRQIVPVERDLHATAALERVDGRKIFITGALLDGDTVLAEAEALFVKLKPGQP, from the coding sequence GTGGAGAACAACGAGGCCGTGCATGCAGGTGGGGGATTCAACCCGCCCAAACCCACCACTCAAGGTGGCCCGGACTACGGCAGGTTCGTCGAATCCGTCCGCACGATCGGCGACAACGCTCGCGGCGCCGACGCGCCCGACCGCGTCATCACCCAGGCGGCAAACCTCATCGAACAGGCCAACGCGTTGTTGGCGCCCTACCGCGCCGACGAGTGGCACTCGCCGTCGGGGCGTCGCCTGGACCTGCCCAACCGCGGCAACGTCCTGAACGTGCCGTCGGATCTCAAGGTCACCGACGACGGGCGGATCTCCGGCCCGGTCCGGTTCCGGCGCTTTCACTTGGGCCGCAATGGGGCCGCGCACGGCGGCGCCATCGGGCTGCTGTTCGACTCGGTGCTGGGGCATGCCGCCTACCGGCTCACCGACAGCCCGTTCCAGCGCACCGCCTACCTGCACGTCAACTACCGGCAGATCGTGCCCGTCGAGCGCGACCTGCACGCCACGGCGGCGCTGGAGCGCGTCGACGGCCGCAAGATCTTCATCACCGGCGCGCTGCTGGATGGCGACACCGTGCTCGCCGAGGCCGAAGCCCTCTTCGTGAAGCTCAAGCCGGGTCAGCCTTGA
- a CDS encoding HNH endonuclease — MGITQRLTTGLDAIRGVHVPDDLAGDDALESMRMLAVLQNVVDHLAATVAGALDRCGVAASQGRTPRELLIALGCAPAVAERLVRVAAALPALPTLAAHAGDGAVSGEHVDAIVKGVNHIAARSPDPPDEEARFGQVTDLLGQFFSGATPAEIGARARRLGNRHAAATGGLPAAEDRSINTADHRVTADGRLRVRADLDAEVGAKFVAAVEGLSAPRPEPDGSPDTRSAGRRRADALEAVLDIAARGGDVASAPRTQLLVTVPADTPDLAELAFMGSISAMTLDRLCCDTTVTTVIVDGEQVPLEMGRDKRLFPAPLRKALYLRDGGCIKCGAPPGRTHAHHIVHWTHDGETSLGNGCLLCPACHANIHHDGWDVVMGRDKHPWLIPPAVVDAHRRPIPAYNRRTMRLDTIAA, encoded by the coding sequence ATGGGAATCACGCAGCGTCTCACCACCGGCCTCGACGCCATCCGAGGCGTGCACGTCCCCGACGACCTGGCTGGAGATGACGCGTTGGAGTCGATGCGCATGCTTGCCGTGCTGCAGAACGTGGTTGATCATCTGGCGGCAACAGTGGCGGGCGCCCTGGATCGGTGTGGGGTGGCCGCCTCGCAGGGGCGGACGCCGCGGGAGCTGCTGATCGCGTTGGGGTGCGCACCCGCGGTCGCCGAGCGGCTGGTGCGGGTCGCTGCTGCGTTGCCGGCACTGCCCACCTTGGCCGCACATGCCGGCGACGGCGCGGTCTCGGGGGAACATGTCGACGCGATCGTCAAGGGCGTCAACCACATCGCGGCACGCTCCCCCGACCCGCCGGACGAGGAGGCCCGGTTCGGTCAGGTCACGGATCTTCTCGGACAGTTCTTCTCCGGGGCCACCCCGGCGGAGATTGGTGCTCGGGCCCGCCGGCTCGGCAACCGGCACGCCGCCGCGACTGGGGGTCTGCCCGCGGCCGAGGACCGGTCAATCAACACTGCCGATCACCGAGTCACCGCTGATGGGCGCCTGCGGGTGCGGGCGGATCTGGATGCCGAAGTGGGCGCGAAATTCGTGGCGGCGGTGGAGGGGTTGTCGGCGCCGCGGCCTGAACCCGACGGCAGCCCCGACACCCGCTCCGCGGGGAGGCGACGCGCGGACGCTTTGGAGGCGGTGTTGGATATCGCGGCCCGCGGCGGGGACGTCGCCAGTGCGCCGCGGACCCAGCTGTTGGTAACGGTGCCTGCCGACACCCCGGACCTGGCGGAGTTAGCGTTCATGGGATCAATCAGCGCCATGACCCTGGACCGGCTCTGCTGCGACACCACCGTCACGACGGTGATCGTGGACGGCGAACAGGTGCCGTTGGAGATGGGACGCGACAAGCGGTTGTTTCCGGCGCCTCTGCGCAAAGCTCTCTATCTGCGCGACGGGGGCTGCATCAAATGCGGTGCGCCGCCCGGGCGCACGCATGCCCACCACATCGTGCACTGGACCCACGACGGTGAAACCAGCCTGGGCAACGGGTGCCTGCTGTGCCCGGCCTGCCACGCCAACATCCACCACGACGGCTGGGACGTCGTCATGGGCCGGGACAAGCATCCCTGGCTGATCCCGCCGGCGGTCGTCGACGCACACCGCAGGCCCATCCCGGCCTACAACCGCCGCACGATGAGACTGGACACCATCGCGGCATAG
- the thrS gene encoding threonine--tRNA ligase — MTAAASPAPAAPIRVAAGTTAGAAVREAGLPQRGEVDAIVVVKDADGRLRDLSWTPEADVEVIPVAANTEDGRSVIRHSCAHVLAQAVQDLFPEAKLGIGPPITDGFYYDFDVAEPFTPEDLAKLEKRMQKIVKDGQLFDRRVYESKDQAREELAKEPYKLELVDDKSGDADIMEVGGDELTAYDNLNPRTRERVWGDLCRGPHIPTTKHIPAFKLTRSSAAYWRGDQKNASLQRVYGTAWESQEALDKHLELIEEALRRDHRKLGVELDLFSFPDELGSGLPVFHPKGGIVRRELEDYSRRKHQEAGYEFVNTPHITKEQLYITSGHLEWYADGMYPPMHIDAEFNEDGTLRKPGQNYYLKPMNCPMHHLIFRSRGRSYRELPLRLFEFGSVYRYEKSGVVHGLTRVRGMTQDDAHIYTTREQMRDELTRLLQFVLDLLSDYGLDDYFLELSTKDPDKYVGSDELWEEATETLREVAEASGLALVPDPGGAAFYGPKISVQVKDALGRSWQMSTIQLDFNMPDRFELEYTAADGSRQRPVLIHRALFGSIERFFGVLTEHYAGAFPAWLAPVQVVGIPVADAHLDYLYDVAAQLKSRGVRVEVDGSDDRMAKKIVNHTNQKVPFMLLAGDRDAEASSISFRFGDRTQVNGVPVAEAVDLITGWIARRENAFPTAELVNEARGAQP; from the coding sequence ATGACCGCCGCCGCCAGCCCCGCACCAGCAGCCCCGATCCGGGTCGCTGCCGGGACTACCGCCGGCGCCGCGGTCCGCGAGGCCGGGCTGCCGCAGCGCGGCGAGGTCGACGCCATCGTCGTGGTCAAGGATGCCGACGGCCGCCTGCGGGACCTGTCCTGGACCCCGGAGGCGGACGTCGAGGTCATCCCGGTCGCCGCGAACACCGAGGACGGCCGCAGCGTCATTCGCCACTCGTGCGCCCACGTGCTGGCGCAGGCCGTGCAGGATCTGTTCCCGGAGGCCAAGCTCGGCATCGGCCCGCCGATCACCGACGGCTTCTACTACGACTTCGACGTCGCGGAGCCGTTCACGCCGGAGGACCTGGCCAAGCTCGAGAAGCGCATGCAGAAGATCGTCAAGGACGGTCAGCTGTTCGACCGGCGCGTGTACGAGTCCAAGGACCAGGCCCGCGAAGAGCTGGCCAAGGAGCCCTACAAGCTCGAACTCGTCGACGACAAGTCCGGTGACGCCGACATCATGGAGGTCGGTGGCGACGAGCTGACGGCCTACGACAACCTCAATCCTCGTACCCGCGAACGGGTTTGGGGCGACCTGTGCCGTGGCCCGCACATCCCGACCACCAAGCACATCCCGGCGTTCAAGCTCACCCGCAGCAGCGCCGCGTACTGGCGCGGCGACCAGAAGAACGCCAGCCTGCAGCGTGTGTACGGCACCGCGTGGGAGTCGCAGGAGGCCCTCGACAAGCACCTCGAGCTGATCGAGGAAGCACTGCGCCGCGACCACCGCAAGCTGGGTGTGGAGCTGGACCTGTTCAGCTTCCCCGACGAGCTGGGCTCGGGCCTGCCGGTGTTCCATCCCAAGGGCGGCATCGTGCGCCGCGAGCTGGAGGACTACTCGCGGCGTAAGCACCAAGAGGCCGGCTACGAGTTCGTCAACACCCCGCACATCACCAAAGAGCAGCTGTACATCACCTCGGGGCACCTGGAGTGGTACGCCGACGGCATGTACCCGCCGATGCACATCGACGCGGAATTCAACGAGGACGGCACGCTGCGCAAGCCGGGGCAGAACTACTACCTCAAGCCCATGAACTGCCCCATGCATCACCTGATCTTCCGGTCGCGGGGGCGGTCCTACCGCGAGCTGCCGCTGCGGCTCTTCGAGTTCGGCAGCGTGTACCGCTACGAGAAGTCGGGCGTCGTCCACGGCCTGACCCGGGTGCGCGGTATGACGCAGGACGACGCGCACATCTACACCACCCGCGAGCAGATGCGCGACGAACTGACGCGGCTGCTGCAGTTCGTCCTGGACCTGCTGAGCGACTACGGCCTGGACGACTACTTCCTTGAGCTGTCCACCAAGGACCCGGACAAGTACGTCGGCTCCGACGAGCTGTGGGAAGAGGCCACCGAGACGCTGCGCGAGGTTGCCGAGGCCTCCGGCCTGGCCCTGGTGCCGGACCCGGGCGGCGCCGCGTTCTACGGCCCCAAGATCTCAGTGCAGGTCAAGGATGCGCTGGGCCGAAGCTGGCAGATGTCGACCATCCAGCTGGACTTCAACATGCCGGACCGGTTCGAGCTGGAGTACACCGCGGCCGACGGCAGCCGGCAGCGGCCGGTGCTGATCCACCGCGCTCTGTTCGGGTCCATCGAGCGGTTCTTCGGAGTGCTCACCGAGCACTACGCCGGCGCGTTCCCGGCCTGGCTGGCCCCGGTGCAGGTGGTCGGCATCCCGGTCGCCGACGCGCACCTGGACTACCTGTATGACGTTGCGGCGCAACTGAAGTCGCGTGGCGTGCGGGTCGAGGTCGACGGCAGCGACGACCGGATGGCGAAGAAGATCGTCAACCACACCAATCAGAAGGTGCCGTTCATGTTGCTGGCGGGGGACCGCGATGCTGAGGCATCGTCGATTTCCTTCCGGTTCGGCGACCGCACGCAGGTCAACGGCGTCCCGGTGGCCGAGGCTGTCGATCTCATCACCGGGTGGATCGCACGCCGCGAGAACGCTTTCCCGACAGCAGAATTGGTGAACGAGGCGCGGGGCGCACAGCCGTGA
- a CDS encoding putative bifunctional diguanylate cyclase/phosphodiesterase yields the protein MLSALNELVERVAHTLMAADEGNYVPASEQALADVAAHFELDVAFLRHNDHAIGATILIAQWPVRTYIPDPDPIGTVYFKDADPVFAMAEHVKEPVILRPAAEPDEFQQRIEEGTTVPLVSMAAVPMNVTDKTDGSAGFITTGTLGFIKYGDLAWTDDEITALKVIATMFSHLKARVEAQASVRHLAEHDDLTGLRNRRSLLDHLEYRLATGQPAPVAALYIDPDQLKAVNDLLGHETGDQVLVELTHRLHEHAADAAFLARLGGDEIVAVLNEPTTLADAYEYAEQLRETLSARLMLGSSYIRHRVSIGVAVGTPGTDSVSDLLRYAEHALTAAKTAGGNTVIAFSDELAAQYSLQTDIEVHLQDCIENGGLYLHYVPEVDLRSGQLAAMEAVVRWNHPTRGLLRREEFMPVAEATNFGGAVGREVMRLACEQYQRWRIEGLAQDVMLRVKLSPAQVVTDGFTEHLTATLAHFNVPAASLCLELPEDLLVAEAQRCGQILLALKDIGVQLALDNFGTGYSFLPSLKELPIDSLKVGRAFVQTLDHDGENALFVQSIAALADAFGLELTADGLETESAAERLVTMGYRRAQGLLVSGPVDANGMEALLKAPKLRAPAA from the coding sequence GTGCTGAGTGCCCTCAACGAGCTTGTCGAGAGGGTCGCCCATACCCTGATGGCCGCCGACGAGGGCAACTACGTCCCGGCCAGCGAGCAGGCCCTGGCCGACGTGGCAGCACATTTCGAGCTGGACGTGGCATTTCTCCGGCACAACGATCACGCGATTGGCGCGACGATCCTGATCGCGCAATGGCCGGTCAGGACTTACATCCCGGACCCTGACCCGATCGGAACCGTTTACTTCAAGGACGCCGATCCGGTCTTCGCGATGGCCGAGCACGTCAAAGAACCTGTGATCCTGCGGCCGGCGGCCGAGCCGGACGAATTCCAGCAGCGCATCGAAGAAGGCACAACTGTCCCCCTTGTCTCGATGGCCGCAGTGCCGATGAACGTCACCGACAAGACCGATGGATCCGCAGGCTTCATCACAACGGGCACACTGGGTTTCATCAAGTATGGCGACCTTGCGTGGACGGATGACGAGATCACGGCGCTGAAAGTCATCGCGACCATGTTCTCTCACCTCAAAGCGCGAGTGGAAGCACAAGCATCCGTTAGGCACCTCGCCGAGCATGATGATCTGACGGGCTTGCGCAATCGCCGAAGTCTCCTCGACCACCTCGAATACCGGCTTGCGACAGGTCAACCGGCCCCCGTCGCGGCGCTTTACATCGACCCCGATCAACTCAAAGCGGTCAACGACCTGCTCGGTCACGAGACCGGCGACCAGGTTCTCGTTGAACTCACGCACCGGTTGCACGAACACGCCGCTGACGCGGCCTTTCTGGCTCGCCTCGGTGGCGACGAGATCGTCGCGGTGCTCAACGAACCCACCACACTCGCAGATGCCTACGAATACGCCGAACAGCTGCGGGAGACGTTGTCGGCGCGGCTAATGCTTGGCTCCTCCTATATCCGACATCGGGTGAGTATCGGCGTTGCTGTAGGGACTCCCGGTACCGACTCCGTGTCGGACCTGCTCAGGTATGCCGAGCACGCGCTGACTGCCGCCAAGACCGCCGGCGGCAACACCGTCATCGCGTTCAGCGACGAGCTGGCAGCGCAATATTCGCTGCAGACCGACATTGAAGTGCACCTCCAGGACTGTATTGAGAACGGTGGGCTATACCTGCATTACGTTCCCGAGGTCGACCTCCGCAGTGGGCAACTCGCGGCGATGGAGGCAGTGGTCCGGTGGAACCACCCCACCCGCGGACTTCTGCGCCGCGAGGAGTTCATGCCGGTCGCCGAGGCCACCAATTTCGGCGGCGCCGTAGGCCGCGAAGTCATGCGGCTGGCCTGTGAGCAATACCAGCGCTGGCGAATCGAAGGGTTAGCGCAGGATGTGATGCTCCGGGTGAAGCTGTCCCCTGCTCAGGTTGTGACCGACGGGTTTACCGAACACCTGACAGCGACGCTAGCCCACTTCAACGTTCCGGCGGCCTCGCTGTGTTTGGAACTGCCAGAAGACCTGCTGGTTGCTGAGGCCCAACGCTGTGGCCAAATTCTGCTGGCACTCAAGGACATCGGCGTGCAGCTGGCGTTGGACAACTTCGGCACCGGATACAGCTTCCTGCCCAGTTTGAAAGAACTGCCGATCGATTCGCTGAAAGTCGGCCGCGCCTTTGTCCAGACGCTCGATCACGACGGTGAGAACGCGTTGTTCGTGCAGTCGATCGCTGCCCTGGCCGACGCCTTTGGCCTCGAACTGACCGCTGACGGGCTGGAGACCGAGTCCGCAGCAGAACGGCTCGTGACAATGGGTTACCGCCGCGCACAAGGACTTCTGGTGTCAGGTCCGGTTGACGCGAACGGCATGGAAGCACTCCTGAAGGCGCCGAAACTGCGTGCCCCCGCTGCGTGA
- a CDS encoding DUF1990 family protein: MRLSDLAGLAFTYPDVGATAGELPSGYHHVHTSAQIGSGRARFDEAADAVLRWGMQRGVGMKVEATTVSATAGTDMLGHLGLVSVPCRVVYVVDEPDRRGFAYGTLPGHPESGEELFSVRYDPATDAVHAEISAFSRPALWWSRLGAPVARVAQRVIGRRYLRAV, translated from the coding sequence ATGCGACTGAGCGACCTGGCCGGCCTGGCGTTCACCTATCCCGATGTCGGAGCAACCGCCGGAGAGTTGCCGAGCGGCTATCACCACGTCCATACATCGGCCCAGATCGGCTCGGGCCGAGCACGATTCGACGAGGCTGCCGATGCGGTGCTGCGCTGGGGCATGCAGCGCGGCGTCGGGATGAAAGTGGAGGCGACCACTGTGTCGGCCACGGCGGGCACCGACATGCTGGGCCATCTCGGTCTCGTGTCGGTGCCGTGCCGGGTGGTGTACGTCGTCGACGAACCCGACCGGCGCGGGTTCGCCTATGGCACGCTGCCGGGCCATCCGGAGTCCGGCGAGGAGCTGTTCAGCGTGCGCTACGACCCCGCCACTGATGCTGTGCACGCCGAGATCAGCGCGTTCTCACGGCCGGCACTGTGGTGGAGTCGGCTGGGTGCGCCCGTCGCGCGGGTGGCGCAGCGCGTCATCGGTCGGCGCTATTTGCGCGCGGTCTGA
- a CDS encoding class I SAM-dependent methyltransferase, with product MSEVMDWDAAYRHEIFMGPPPWNIGAPQPEILALIEAGEVTGPVLDAGCGVGDVALALADRGYDVIGIDLSTVAVSEAAAAASERGLTTAHFRQGDLRHLGEFGLTEKFNTIIDCTLFHSLPIDARDDYLRGIHEAAADGAALFLLVFTKDALPADSPCPIPNQVTEAEVRDAVAKHWSEVTTQPSFVAVKLPDIPGLPPHNFPIDEAGRVHLPALLLTARKV from the coding sequence ATGAGCGAAGTGATGGACTGGGATGCCGCATATCGCCATGAAATTTTCATGGGTCCTCCGCCGTGGAACATCGGTGCTCCCCAGCCGGAAATTCTCGCTCTCATTGAGGCCGGGGAGGTCACCGGTCCCGTTCTCGACGCCGGGTGTGGTGTCGGCGATGTCGCTCTGGCTTTGGCTGACCGCGGTTATGACGTCATCGGCATCGACCTGTCGACGGTCGCGGTCAGTGAAGCTGCGGCTGCGGCATCCGAGCGAGGTCTGACCACCGCCCACTTCCGCCAAGGAGACCTGCGCCATCTTGGAGAGTTCGGGCTGACCGAGAAGTTCAACACCATCATCGACTGCACCCTGTTCCATTCGTTGCCGATCGATGCACGCGATGATTACTTACGTGGCATCCACGAGGCCGCCGCTGATGGCGCTGCGCTCTTCCTGCTCGTGTTCACCAAGGACGCCTTGCCAGCCGATTCCCCCTGCCCGATCCCAAACCAGGTAACCGAAGCCGAAGTCCGCGACGCCGTCGCTAAGCACTGGTCCGAGGTAACAACGCAGCCGTCGTTCGTGGCCGTCAAACTCCCCGACATCCCCGGGTTGCCGCCTCACAACTTCCCGATCGACGAGGCCGGCCGCGTTCATTTACCGGCCCTGCTGCTTACTGCTCGGAAGGTCTGA
- a CDS encoding Rv1355c family protein: protein MHPSDANEYRPQILDPTDSADTITLDRLRSDSHIQVLDHHSTELENLRRLRPEPAAALLDEPGRWAWYPWRRTLVSILGPNSFRALRLDRNRNGITIEEQTRLAELTVGVAGLSVGHVIAHTLATQGLCGRLRLADFDRIELSNLNRIPATVFDLGLNKAVAAARRIAELDPYLPVEVFHAGLTADSVDDFLDGLNVLVEECDSLDIKAIVRVAAKHRRIPVLMATSDRGIVDVERFDDEPGRPILHGLLGPLDIGLLPGMSSKEKIPHILRHLEAEKLSPRTAASLIELDRTLATWPQVASEVIIGASAVAEAVRRIGLGEELRSGRGRIDIGWSLDHLAEPAMAAPRPTTPPQQPLVPTSVTGLVTVAAMRAPSGGNIQPWLIEAGDDEIVISLAPQYSPTIDVAFRGSAVAVGAAVFNARVAAAHHGVLGPVTFDENPSGSWSPLKATLWYGKGSSEELADLYEPVLRRETNRDKGTATPLTDSVAAALTAAAEREGGHIRLIASSSDMASAAAILGASDRIRFLTPHLHQEMITELRWPGDPDPDAGIDVHSLGFDDGGLVMLDLLRRPEVMAQLADWNAGEALGDDMRSRITASSALAIVTTTGSTLRDYATGGSAAESVWVHAQQLGLAVQPISPVWLYAHDIADLEKLSTRFADQLGQLQREFIELTRLGADESIALILRLAAAAPTAIASRRSADRIRLHQ, encoded by the coding sequence ATGCATCCATCTGACGCTAACGAATATCGCCCGCAAATTCTCGATCCCACCGATTCGGCGGACACGATCACCCTCGATCGACTCCGATCCGACTCCCATATCCAGGTCCTCGACCACCACAGCACCGAACTGGAAAACCTCCGTCGGCTGCGCCCCGAACCCGCTGCGGCGCTCCTGGACGAGCCGGGTCGTTGGGCCTGGTACCCCTGGCGGCGGACCCTCGTCTCGATCCTTGGCCCGAACAGCTTCCGGGCCCTACGTCTGGACCGCAATCGCAACGGCATCACCATTGAAGAACAGACTCGCCTGGCGGAACTCACCGTCGGGGTTGCCGGCCTGAGCGTCGGCCACGTCATCGCGCATACCCTGGCAACCCAAGGTCTCTGCGGGCGCCTGCGGTTGGCTGATTTCGACCGGATTGAGCTGTCCAACCTCAATCGGATTCCGGCCACCGTGTTCGACCTGGGCCTGAACAAGGCCGTCGCAGCAGCTCGCCGGATCGCCGAACTCGACCCCTACCTACCGGTGGAGGTGTTCCACGCGGGCCTGACTGCCGATAGCGTCGACGACTTCCTCGATGGACTGAATGTCCTTGTCGAGGAGTGCGATTCGCTCGACATCAAAGCCATCGTGCGGGTCGCGGCCAAGCACCGGCGGATCCCGGTGCTCATGGCCACCAGCGACCGCGGCATCGTCGACGTCGAACGGTTCGATGACGAACCTGGCCGCCCAATCTTGCACGGCCTCCTGGGCCCGCTCGATATCGGCCTCCTGCCCGGGATGAGCAGCAAGGAGAAGATTCCGCACATCCTGCGCCACTTGGAAGCCGAGAAGCTCTCGCCGCGCACCGCGGCGTCGTTGATCGAACTGGACCGGACTCTGGCCACCTGGCCGCAGGTGGCCTCCGAGGTCATCATCGGAGCTTCCGCAGTTGCCGAGGCTGTCCGGCGCATCGGGCTCGGCGAGGAGCTGCGGTCCGGCCGAGGCCGCATAGACATCGGCTGGTCCCTCGACCACCTTGCCGAACCAGCCATGGCCGCGCCGAGACCCACGACACCGCCGCAACAGCCGTTGGTTCCCACCAGCGTCACCGGCCTGGTGACGGTCGCTGCGATGCGCGCCCCGTCGGGCGGCAATATCCAGCCGTGGCTGATCGAGGCCGGTGACGACGAGATCGTGATCAGCCTTGCGCCGCAATACAGCCCGACCATCGACGTCGCGTTCCGGGGGAGCGCCGTTGCCGTCGGTGCCGCCGTTTTCAACGCCCGCGTCGCTGCCGCCCACCATGGGGTGCTCGGCCCAGTCACCTTCGACGAGAACCCCAGCGGGTCATGGTCACCGCTGAAAGCGACGCTCTGGTACGGCAAGGGCAGCTCCGAGGAGCTCGCCGATCTGTACGAGCCAGTGCTCAGGCGTGAGACGAACCGTGACAAAGGCACCGCTACGCCGCTCACCGACAGCGTCGCCGCGGCGCTGACTGCGGCCGCTGAACGCGAAGGTGGGCACATACGCCTCATCGCCTCTTCCAGCGATATGGCCTCTGCAGCGGCAATTTTGGGCGCGTCGGACCGGATTCGGTTCCTGACCCCGCACCTGCACCAGGAGATGATCACCGAGCTGCGCTGGCCCGGCGATCCCGACCCGGACGCCGGGATCGACGTGCACAGCCTCGGCTTCGATGACGGCGGCCTGGTCATGCTCGACCTGCTGCGCCGCCCCGAAGTCATGGCCCAGCTGGCCGACTGGAATGCCGGCGAAGCCCTCGGCGACGATATGCGCAGCCGCATCACCGCCAGCTCAGCGCTCGCCATCGTCACCACCACTGGCAGCACTCTGCGAGACTATGCAACCGGAGGATCGGCCGCCGAGTCGGTGTGGGTGCATGCCCAGCAACTCGGCCTGGCCGTGCAACCTATTTCTCCTGTCTGGCTCTACGCCCACGACATTGCTGACCTCGAGAAGCTCTCCACCCGGTTCGCCGATCAACTCGGCCAATTGCAGCGCGAATTCATCGAGCTCACCCGCCTCGGTGCGGACGAAAGCATCGCGCTCATATTGCGGCTCGCCGCGGCCGCGCCAACTGCGATAGCCAGCCGGCGCAGCGCTGACAGGATCCGGCTACACCAGTAG